From Streptomyces cyaneogriseus subsp. noncyanogenus, the proteins below share one genomic window:
- a CDS encoding alkyl/aryl-sulfatase has protein sequence MSQSTGARPAEPGIAEANRAVRQRFPFDDDQDLKDARRGFMGTARESVVRDAEGRTVWDLDAYGFLDQECPDTANPSLWRQSRLCSEHGLFEVTEGIYQVRGFDLSNMTIVEGDRGVLVIDPLISVETAAAGLALYRGHRRDRPVTGVLYTHSHVDHFGGVRGVVSDGNVPVLAPAGFLEHAVSENVYAGTAMGRRAAYMYGAALPKGERGQIGAGLGQTTSTGTVGLIPPTLDITRTGQTETIDGIRMAFQLTPGTEAPAELNIHFPDHAALCMAENATHNLHNLLTLRGAQVRDPRVWARYLTEAIGLFADASDVAFASHHWPVWGRERIVRFLSGQRDLYAYLHDQTLRMLNQGLTGPEIAEQIQLPPALERAWHTHGYYGSVSHNTKAVYQRYLGWFDGNPAHLWEHPSTESARRYVEFMGGAGEVLRRARQSYADGDFRWVAQVVDHVVFADPDNAEARALQADALEQLGYGSENGTWRNFYLMGALELRHGPVGTPTATTAPDLLAALTLEQLFDSLAIRIDGPRAWDADITVRWNPTGGEPVTLRLYNGVLTHVTGGGPAAAEPDVEITLAEADLRGVLLGAVAPGDLAARDDIEVAGDIGKLTELLGHLSDPDPDFAIVTP, from the coding sequence ATGTCTCAGAGCACCGGAGCCAGGCCCGCGGAGCCGGGGATCGCGGAGGCCAACCGGGCGGTGCGGCAGCGGTTCCCCTTCGACGACGACCAGGACCTGAAGGACGCGCGGCGCGGTTTCATGGGCACGGCGCGGGAGAGCGTCGTACGCGATGCCGAGGGGCGTACGGTGTGGGACCTGGACGCTTACGGATTTCTCGACCAGGAGTGCCCGGACACCGCCAACCCCAGCCTTTGGCGGCAGAGCCGGCTGTGCTCCGAGCACGGCCTGTTCGAGGTGACCGAGGGCATCTACCAGGTCCGCGGCTTCGACCTGTCGAACATGACGATCGTCGAGGGCGATCGCGGCGTCCTCGTCATCGATCCGCTGATCAGCGTTGAGACGGCCGCTGCGGGGCTGGCCCTGTACCGCGGCCACCGCAGGGACCGGCCCGTGACGGGTGTGCTGTACACCCACAGCCACGTCGACCACTTCGGCGGGGTCCGCGGTGTGGTGAGCGACGGGAACGTGCCGGTCCTCGCGCCGGCGGGCTTCCTGGAACACGCCGTCAGCGAGAACGTCTACGCCGGTACGGCCATGGGCCGCCGCGCCGCCTACATGTACGGCGCCGCGCTGCCGAAGGGGGAGCGCGGGCAGATCGGCGCCGGACTCGGGCAGACCACCTCCACCGGCACGGTCGGCCTGATCCCGCCGACACTGGACATCACCCGCACCGGGCAGACCGAGACGATCGACGGCATCCGCATGGCCTTCCAGCTCACGCCCGGCACCGAGGCCCCGGCCGAGCTGAACATCCACTTCCCCGACCACGCCGCCCTGTGCATGGCGGAGAACGCGACCCACAACCTGCACAACCTGCTGACCCTGCGCGGTGCCCAGGTCCGCGACCCGCGCGTGTGGGCCCGCTACCTCACCGAGGCGATCGGGCTCTTCGCCGATGCCTCGGACGTCGCCTTCGCCTCGCATCACTGGCCGGTCTGGGGCCGCGAGCGGATCGTCCGCTTCCTGTCCGGGCAGCGCGACCTGTACGCCTACCTCCACGACCAGACCCTGCGTATGCTCAACCAGGGCCTCACCGGCCCGGAGATCGCCGAGCAGATCCAGCTGCCCCCCGCCTTGGAACGGGCCTGGCACACCCACGGCTACTACGGTTCCGTCAGCCACAATACCAAGGCCGTCTACCAGCGGTACCTGGGCTGGTTCGACGGCAACCCCGCCCACCTGTGGGAACATCCGTCGACCGAATCCGCCCGCCGCTACGTGGAGTTCATGGGCGGTGCCGGTGAAGTCCTGCGCCGCGCCCGGCAGTCGTACGCCGACGGCGACTTCCGCTGGGTCGCCCAAGTCGTCGACCACGTCGTGTTCGCCGACCCCGACAACGCCGAGGCCCGCGCCCTCCAGGCCGACGCGCTGGAACAGCTCGGCTACGGCAGCGAGAACGGCACCTGGCGCAACTTCTACCTCATGGGCGCCCTCGAACTGCGCCACGGCCCGGTCGGCACCCCCACCGCCACCACCGCACCCGACCTGCTCGCAGCGCTCACCCTGGAACAGCTCTTCGACTCCCTCGCCATCCGGATCGACGGCCCGCGCGCCTGGGACGCGGACATCACCGTGCGCTGGAACCCGACCGGCGGCGAGCCCGTCACGCTGCGCCTGTACAACGGCGTCCTCACCCACGTCACCGGCGGCGGCCCCGCCGCGGCCGAACCGGACGTGGAGATCACCCTCGCCGAGGCGGACCTGCGGGGCGTCCTGCTCGGTGCCGTCGCCCCGGGCGACCTGGCGGCCCGCGACGACATCGAGGTTGCAGGCGACATCGGCAAGCTCACCGAGCTGCTCGGTCACCTGAGCGATCCGGACCCGGACTTCGCGATCGTCACGCCGTGA
- a CDS encoding serine/threonine-protein kinase: protein MRPGDELAGRYVVKEVIGVGRGGEVWLAHDTVVGQDVALKPEWIEGDRETALRLLGEARALAKFRAHPHVVTLFDVVTEVPEQNTATTYWFVMEHVPGGGLDGKPSVPPRQAARIGAQLADALATLHEAGVVHCDVKPANIGLTRHGAAKLLDFGAAYRIGGAETITANGPYSFTPDYAAPELARGNVPLPASDVFCLAATLHALVTGAPPRGEAAQRAGGEDSSRLACWKAEQGVVEIDADAVGPLYPVLSAMLRCDPRERPEAAEARRLLAAVADGKVPRPRWWLPTAALGASAALVVGLFAVSGDRDDRGDDSARGTGSGSAQRQLPGDSLQGAARSLIGDPHTADVCTLADPAAFDRFGKSRVDVDYGNFDRCDVLVQTDDVNRIDVSFQLRDGSPPELTVPSRTIGGVAVREEPPAEDECALLLSHGKPGEAGDVVRIRVDVGKGTVTGGTATLCTVAEAAARSAAEALNRGPLPRRTLTYPAESLAWADACALLDAKALSAVPGISADAPKAGVANWSCEWFSDVDDLEARIAFFRDQPKSARDGDPVRLRGNDAVIVPRGDGDRTCTVFVVHREYGGHDAETAAEMLRLYVGGRRPLADLCDMATDLAASAAANLPAI, encoded by the coding sequence GTGCGTCCCGGAGACGAACTGGCCGGCCGTTATGTCGTGAAAGAGGTCATCGGCGTGGGGCGGGGCGGCGAGGTGTGGCTCGCCCACGACACCGTGGTGGGGCAGGACGTCGCGCTGAAACCCGAGTGGATCGAGGGAGACCGCGAGACCGCGCTGCGGCTGCTGGGCGAGGCGCGGGCACTGGCCAAGTTCCGCGCCCATCCCCACGTCGTGACGCTGTTCGACGTGGTGACCGAGGTGCCGGAGCAGAACACCGCCACGACGTACTGGTTCGTCATGGAGCACGTGCCCGGCGGCGGCCTGGACGGGAAGCCGTCCGTGCCGCCCCGGCAGGCGGCTCGCATTGGCGCTCAGCTCGCCGACGCGCTGGCCACGCTGCACGAGGCCGGGGTCGTCCACTGCGACGTCAAGCCCGCCAACATCGGCCTCACCCGGCACGGCGCGGCCAAGCTGTTGGACTTCGGCGCCGCATATCGGATCGGCGGCGCCGAGACCATCACGGCCAACGGCCCCTACAGCTTCACCCCTGACTACGCCGCTCCCGAACTGGCCCGCGGGAACGTCCCCCTGCCCGCCTCCGACGTGTTCTGCCTGGCCGCCACGCTCCATGCACTCGTCACCGGCGCCCCACCACGGGGAGAGGCGGCGCAACGAGCCGGCGGCGAGGACAGCTCCCGGCTGGCGTGCTGGAAGGCGGAACAGGGCGTCGTGGAGATTGACGCCGATGCCGTGGGGCCCCTGTACCCCGTGCTCTCAGCCATGCTGCGGTGCGATCCACGGGAACGCCCCGAGGCTGCCGAAGCGCGGCGGCTCCTGGCAGCCGTCGCCGACGGCAAAGTCCCGCGCCCCCGCTGGTGGTTACCCACCGCGGCGCTCGGTGCGAGCGCCGCACTGGTGGTTGGCCTGTTCGCCGTCTCCGGCGACCGGGACGACCGGGGCGACGACTCCGCGCGAGGCACCGGCAGCGGTTCCGCTCAGCGGCAGCTTCCCGGCGACTCCTTGCAGGGCGCGGCGCGGTCCCTGATCGGTGATCCGCACACCGCGGACGTGTGCACCCTGGCCGATCCCGCGGCCTTCGACCGGTTTGGCAAGAGCCGCGTGGATGTGGACTACGGCAACTTCGACCGCTGCGACGTGCTCGTCCAGACCGACGACGTAAACCGCATCGACGTGTCGTTCCAGCTGCGCGACGGCTCGCCGCCGGAGTTGACGGTCCCCTCCCGGACCATCGGGGGTGTCGCCGTCCGGGAAGAGCCGCCGGCCGAGGACGAGTGCGCTCTCCTGCTGTCCCACGGGAAGCCGGGCGAGGCGGGCGACGTCGTCCGGATCCGCGTCGACGTCGGCAAGGGCACGGTCACCGGCGGCACGGCCACGCTGTGCACGGTCGCCGAAGCCGCCGCCCGCAGCGCCGCCGAGGCGCTCAACCGCGGCCCGCTGCCACGCCGTACGCTGACCTACCCGGCCGAATCCCTGGCCTGGGCGGACGCCTGCGCGCTGCTCGACGCCAAGGCCCTGTCCGCCGTACCGGGCATCAGCGCCGACGCGCCGAAGGCGGGCGTCGCCAACTGGAGCTGCGAGTGGTTCAGCGACGTCGACGACCTCGAGGCGCGGATCGCCTTCTTCCGCGACCAGCCCAAATCCGCGCGCGACGGCGATCCCGTCCGGCTCCGCGGAAACGACGCCGTCATCGTGCCGAGGGGCGACGGCGACCGAACCTGCACGGTCTTCGTCGTCCACCGCGAGTACGGCGGCCACGACGCCGAGACGGCCGCCGAGATGCTGCGCCTGTATGTCGGCGGCAGGCGGCCCCTGGCCGACCTCTGCGACATGGCCACCGACCTCGCGGCCTCCGCCGCCGCCAACCTGCCCGCCATCTGA
- a CDS encoding DUF7144 family membrane protein, whose amino-acid sequence MSAQPHPGAPSGGYSPPPTGKSAWATGGAAFAGVLLLLNGILAILQGIAAIAEDDVYTRIGDYVYRINLAGWGWILLILGVIAAAVGCGILTGAAWARAAGIALASLSLIAQFLFLPYQPLWSIIMMAIDVFVIWALATHQPEPARR is encoded by the coding sequence ATGTCCGCACAGCCCCACCCGGGAGCGCCGTCCGGCGGTTACAGCCCGCCCCCCACCGGAAAGAGTGCCTGGGCCACCGGCGGCGCCGCCTTCGCCGGCGTCCTGCTGCTCCTCAACGGCATCCTGGCCATCCTCCAGGGCATCGCCGCGATCGCCGAGGACGACGTCTACACCCGCATCGGCGACTACGTCTACAGGATCAACCTCGCCGGCTGGGGCTGGATCCTGCTGATCCTCGGCGTCATCGCCGCCGCCGTCGGCTGCGGCATCCTCACCGGTGCCGCCTGGGCCCGGGCCGCCGGCATCGCGCTGGCGTCGCTGAGCCTGATCGCGCAGTTCCTGTTCCTGCCGTACCAGCCGCTGTGGTCGATCATCATGATGGCCATCGACGTGTTCGTGATCTGGGCCCTCGCCACCCACCAGCCGGAGCCCGCCCGCCGCTGA
- a CDS encoding GNAT family N-acetyltransferase — translation MLETPRLILRRWREEDVAPMAAINADPEVMRWIRDGSVRDEQQTRSGIRAWESEWESQGFGLFAVEIRSTGELAGFTGLSVPGYLPEVLPAVEVGWRLGRSHWGQGLATEAAEAAVRFGFEERGLERIVSITQVGNDASERIVNKLGMRPARETVNPTGGRRVRVFELSSGQYVTTTR, via the coding sequence ATGCTTGAGACTCCCCGTTTGATCCTGCGTCGCTGGCGTGAGGAAGACGTTGCGCCCATGGCTGCCATCAATGCCGACCCCGAGGTCATGCGGTGGATCCGTGACGGCAGCGTCCGTGACGAACAGCAGACTCGCAGCGGGATCCGGGCATGGGAGAGCGAGTGGGAGTCACAGGGCTTCGGCCTGTTCGCCGTGGAGATCCGGTCCACTGGCGAACTGGCCGGGTTCACCGGTCTTTCGGTGCCCGGTTACTTGCCGGAGGTACTGCCGGCGGTCGAGGTCGGCTGGCGGCTGGGACGTTCCCACTGGGGGCAGGGCTTGGCCACCGAGGCCGCTGAAGCCGCTGTACGGTTCGGGTTCGAAGAGCGAGGGCTGGAGCGGATCGTCAGCATCACTCAAGTGGGCAACGACGCCTCCGAACGGATCGTGAACAAGCTGGGGATGCGTCCGGCCCGAGAGACCGTCAATCCCACCGGCGGTAGACGAGTCCGGGTGTTCGAGCTGTCGTCTGGCCAGTACGTCACCACCACTCGTTGA
- a CDS encoding ISAs1 family transposase — protein sequence MPAPASSPMPAALGQLSPASAPAPLTDAVRLSGFLDFITDPRDVRGRRYRLPSLVAAAAASVLAGARPLTAITEWIMDAPAWACRAPGFPVDPLTGTVSVPHPHTVRRLLVQLDGDALDRAIGAFLTARSASAPAGLRAIAVGGKTLRGSRTATTTHVTLLAAMDHTGHVLAQRQVADKSNEIPALKPLLDTIDLTDTVVTADALHTQHAHGAYLRERGAHYIAQVKANHPGLFDRVRHLPWREITLDHHDRPRAHHRLKIRRLKTAAFACLDYPDTRQALQVVGWERTSPTRSSPSNAPT from the coding sequence GTGCCTGCTCCTGCGTCTTCCCCCATGCCCGCCGCGCTGGGCCAGCTGTCCCCGGCTTCCGCGCCGGCCCCGCTGACGGACGCGGTCCGTCTGTCCGGCTTCCTCGACTTCATCACCGACCCGCGCGACGTCCGCGGCCGCCGCTATCGGCTGCCCTCGCTGGTGGCGGCTGCCGCGGCGAGTGTCCTGGCAGGTGCCCGCCCGCTCACCGCGATCACGGAATGGATCATGGACGCCCCTGCGTGGGCCTGCCGGGCCCCCGGCTTCCCCGTCGACCCGCTGACCGGCACGGTGTCCGTTCCACACCCCCACACCGTGCGCCGTCTCCTCGTCCAGCTCGACGGCGACGCCCTGGACCGGGCGATCGGAGCCTTTCTCACCGCTCGCTCCGCCTCCGCGCCCGCCGGACTGCGGGCGATCGCCGTCGGCGGCAAGACCCTTCGCGGCTCGCGCACCGCCACGACCACGCACGTCACACTCCTCGCCGCGATGGACCACACCGGCCATGTCCTCGCCCAGCGGCAGGTCGCCGACAAGAGCAACGAGATCCCCGCCCTCAAGCCCCTGTTGGACACCATCGACCTGACCGACACAGTCGTCACCGCCGACGCCCTGCACACCCAGCATGCCCACGGCGCCTACCTCCGCGAACGCGGCGCCCACTACATTGCTCAGGTCAAGGCCAACCACCCCGGCCTGTTCGACCGGGTCCGCCACCTGCCCTGGCGCGAGATCACGCTCGACCACCACGACCGCCCCCGGGCCCACCACCGCCTGAAGATCCGGCGTCTGAAGACTGCGGCCTTCGCCTGCCTCGACTACCCCGATACCCGCCAGGCTCTCCAAGTCGTCGGCTGGGAGAGGACTTCGCCAACGAGAAGCTCACCATCGAACGCGCCTACCTGA
- a CDS encoding NACHT and WD40 repeat domain-containing protein — translation MWLLALGVVAAVTVGAMLILHRYAEMVATIGGFFVALAALSLTAYEVFGRSDAPPSPADLADDFALRLREQWLDEAEARGLRGPEVLALSWTTTEQNISDTLPASGTRRPRVIRMRLNGRPEGRFEDATTQLAEGYARVPNRRLVVVGEPGSGKTVLALLLTVGLLNERADGGPVPVLLPVSSWDPAKEDLEPWLIRTTAEPYYNGRQDILRRLLREGLLVPVLDGLDEMPDSARRMAMDRLSRIRAERPVVVTCRAAEYEELIRDGAPTLKDATVVRVLPVAPDDVITYLRDVNWPAGTDWSEVFTHLRAAPESPLSLALSTPLMVSSARLVYQRGGGNPTDLMDPRLNSRYAVENHLMKAMVAAAYAPDASLPEADRPPERWTAEQADRWLAFLARYLHERDERDLAWWHLSDRYLTRWTGPVTGLVLGAVLALAVVLWETLTMRGDDRASPSDTFLVAVIIGVCFALVCSIAWFASTEAPPGRLTWSVRASAGRLTQGFRTGTGVAALLVTPVLGIVLTGIMIEGESSRGLEGLETFAEAGGIAVAAVMTVGLAFAVHKWLDAPPLNAAEVSPALLLAQDRRSSIVSAGVAGALVAVIGVPAMALGLFAGGLVVRVMTNWAGWPAQADIGMLFHEAWSDSGESEDSWRVVGLAVLLPAVFFALLLLMSRAWPRFQMVRVRLAIRGELPWRLMAFLADARRREILRQAGGVYQFRHIRLQQTLAGAQADCGQEGRESSGARRRIVLGVAVGALAAGFAGSAWRYRDTSKSQFTDRHKRTVKAVRFLPDGGEVAFLLDGGVVGVWSGAEGDRKWTALRKAASSDYSLSALAVVGGGDILVTQAMRGGKPADGVMEAFRLDSGTQDHEPEIILGHSDRGTFDHLAVDTERGYMAANYLATGVVVLAADDKGMPSFRRVRELGVPESEQQSYYCSGMDFADNGDLAVLVGDRLFHYTQADLAPPRTEASDLEFPESVDPAHSFRTRVSDPKLKLDYTDFGNSVAISPVNGVLALFGPLGTEFRLRSGTSWGTAASTLPAMRTGCFHPRAPMIAVAEYHGDGRTPAYSSDEEYTSGVVRVYWVDRWAKLTLHRTLHGHGAPVVTMDFSEDGSRLVTGDTDGTIRIWDM, via the coding sequence GTGTGGCTGCTCGCACTGGGTGTGGTGGCCGCTGTCACCGTTGGCGCGATGCTGATCCTGCACCGATACGCGGAGATGGTGGCGACCATCGGTGGCTTCTTCGTCGCGCTTGCCGCACTGTCGCTGACCGCCTACGAAGTTTTCGGCAGGTCGGACGCACCACCGAGCCCGGCGGACCTCGCCGACGACTTCGCGCTCAGGCTCCGTGAGCAGTGGCTGGACGAGGCGGAGGCGCGGGGGCTGCGGGGACCCGAGGTGCTGGCGCTGTCCTGGACGACGACGGAGCAGAACATCTCGGACACTCTCCCGGCAAGTGGTACTCGCCGGCCCCGGGTGATCCGGATGCGCCTGAACGGCCGCCCGGAAGGGCGGTTCGAGGACGCGACCACCCAGCTCGCCGAGGGTTACGCCCGGGTACCGAACCGGCGCCTGGTCGTGGTGGGCGAACCGGGATCGGGGAAGACGGTGCTGGCCCTGCTGCTCACCGTCGGGCTGTTGAACGAGCGGGCGGACGGCGGGCCGGTTCCGGTGCTGCTGCCGGTGTCCTCCTGGGACCCGGCGAAGGAGGACCTGGAGCCCTGGCTCATCCGCACGACGGCGGAGCCGTACTACAACGGTCGGCAGGACATTCTCCGCCGGCTGCTGAGGGAGGGCCTGCTGGTGCCCGTCCTCGACGGCCTGGACGAGATGCCGGACTCCGCCCGGCGAATGGCCATGGACAGACTCAGCCGGATCCGTGCCGAGCGGCCCGTCGTCGTCACCTGCCGGGCCGCGGAGTACGAGGAGCTGATCCGGGACGGCGCGCCCACCCTGAAGGACGCCACGGTGGTGCGGGTCCTGCCGGTGGCGCCGGACGACGTCATCACCTACCTGCGCGATGTGAACTGGCCGGCCGGGACCGACTGGAGCGAAGTCTTCACGCATCTACGGGCAGCACCGGAGAGCCCGTTGTCCTTGGCTCTCTCGACGCCCTTGATGGTGAGCTCGGCACGACTGGTGTACCAACGAGGGGGCGGCAACCCTACCGATCTGATGGACCCCCGCCTCAACTCCCGGTACGCGGTCGAGAACCACCTGATGAAGGCCATGGTGGCAGCGGCCTACGCCCCGGATGCGAGCCTGCCGGAAGCCGACAGGCCGCCCGAGCGCTGGACGGCCGAGCAGGCCGACCGCTGGCTGGCCTTCCTGGCCCGGTACCTGCACGAGCGCGACGAGCGGGATCTGGCCTGGTGGCATCTGAGTGACCGATACCTGACACGGTGGACGGGCCCGGTGACGGGGCTGGTGCTGGGAGCAGTGCTGGCACTGGCGGTCGTGCTGTGGGAGACCCTCACCATGAGGGGCGACGACCGGGCCTCCCCCTCTGACACGTTCTTGGTGGCAGTGATCATCGGTGTCTGCTTCGCCCTGGTGTGCTCGATTGCCTGGTTCGCGTCCACAGAGGCCCCGCCGGGGCGGCTCACCTGGTCGGTCAGAGCTTCGGCAGGACGTCTGACCCAGGGGTTCCGCACCGGCACGGGCGTGGCCGCCTTGCTGGTGACGCCGGTTCTGGGGATCGTCCTCACAGGAATCATGATCGAGGGGGAGTCAAGCCGAGGACTGGAAGGGCTGGAGACCTTCGCCGAGGCGGGTGGGATCGCGGTCGCGGCGGTCATGACCGTCGGTCTGGCATTCGCCGTCCACAAGTGGCTCGACGCGCCGCCCTTGAACGCGGCGGAGGTCAGCCCCGCACTCCTGCTCGCGCAGGACCGGCGCTCGTCGATCGTCAGCGCCGGTGTGGCAGGAGCCCTGGTAGCTGTCATCGGAGTTCCGGCGATGGCGTTGGGACTGTTCGCCGGGGGCTTGGTCGTCCGCGTCATGACCAACTGGGCGGGCTGGCCGGCGCAGGCGGACATCGGGATGCTCTTCCACGAAGCCTGGTCCGACAGCGGGGAGTCCGAGGACTCGTGGCGGGTGGTCGGACTCGCCGTCCTGCTGCCCGCCGTGTTCTTCGCCCTGCTCCTGCTCATGAGCCGGGCCTGGCCCCGGTTCCAGATGGTGCGGGTCCGGCTGGCGATCCGGGGGGAGCTTCCCTGGCGGCTCATGGCCTTCCTGGCGGACGCACGGCGCCGCGAAATCCTCCGCCAGGCGGGTGGGGTCTACCAGTTCCGCCACATCCGTCTCCAGCAGACGTTGGCCGGGGCACAGGCTGATTGCGGTCAGGAAGGGCGAGAGTCCTCTGGTGCCCGGCGCAGAATCGTTCTTGGGGTGGCCGTGGGGGCGCTGGCAGCGGGTTTCGCCGGCAGCGCGTGGCGGTACCGCGACACGAGCAAAAGCCAGTTCACCGACCGTCACAAGCGGACGGTGAAGGCCGTGCGGTTCCTGCCGGACGGCGGGGAGGTCGCCTTTCTGCTCGACGGCGGGGTCGTGGGGGTGTGGAGCGGTGCTGAGGGTGACCGCAAGTGGACCGCCCTTCGGAAGGCCGCGTCCTCGGACTACAGCCTTTCCGCACTCGCCGTCGTAGGAGGCGGTGACATTCTGGTCACGCAAGCCATGAGGGGCGGAAAGCCTGCGGACGGTGTCATGGAGGCCTTCCGCCTGGACTCCGGGACGCAGGACCATGAGCCCGAGATCATCCTTGGCCATTCGGACCGGGGGACGTTCGACCATCTCGCCGTCGACACCGAGCGTGGTTACATGGCCGCCAATTACCTGGCTACGGGCGTGGTCGTTCTGGCCGCGGACGACAAGGGAATGCCGTCGTTCCGGCGCGTACGCGAACTGGGTGTCCCCGAATCCGAGCAGCAGAGTTACTACTGCAGCGGGATGGACTTCGCGGACAACGGCGACCTGGCAGTCCTGGTCGGCGACAGGCTCTTCCACTACACACAGGCTGACCTCGCCCCGCCCCGGACAGAGGCATCGGACCTTGAGTTTCCGGAGAGTGTGGACCCCGCCCACTCGTTCAGGACAAGGGTGAGCGACCCCAAACTCAAGCTGGATTACACCGATTTCGGAAACTCGGTGGCCATCAGTCCCGTCAACGGGGTACTCGCCCTGTTCGGACCACTGGGAACCGAGTTCCGGCTGCGGTCCGGCACCAGCTGGGGAACCGCAGCCTCGACACTACCCGCCATGCGCACCGGATGCTTTCACCCGCGCGCGCCGATGATCGCCGTGGCGGAATACCACGGTGACGGTCGGACGCCGGCCTACTCCTCCGACGAGGAGTACACATCGGGTGTGGTACGCGTCTATTGGGTGGACCGATGGGCCAAGCTCACGTTGCACAGGACACTCCACGGCCATGGCGCTCCCGTCGTCACCATGGACTTCAGTGAAGACGGCAGTCGGCTGGTGACAGGGGACACGGACGGAACCATTCGGATCTGGGACATGTAG
- a CDS encoding FHA domain-containing protein, which produces MSFSTSLARGVAPTVPGTLHARTVTGDLCVPPSPGRTIRFGRGERPDVDLEVGIDDLRVSRRHGELTFRQGHWWLRNTGLQLMRLPRGRMMHSATEPLPLTSGYTPLFVKGSGYREHLVELYVADHDDQGPVSRRRADTLRPQTWALDDDERLLLVVLGQRYLLYEEDPRPLTYSMAARQLAHLRPDGNWNERRIEYRIEAVRRRLHGTGFRYALMHDRSEERPSDNSLLHNLLKGLVESTTLVPPDLNLVDDAPGGPDGTPGGRP; this is translated from the coding sequence ATGTCCTTCTCCACCAGCCTCGCGCGCGGTGTCGCGCCCACCGTGCCGGGAACCCTGCATGCGCGCACGGTCACCGGCGACCTCTGCGTCCCGCCCAGCCCCGGACGGACCATCCGCTTCGGGCGGGGCGAGCGCCCCGACGTGGACCTGGAGGTCGGTATCGACGATCTCCGGGTGAGCCGTCGGCACGGGGAGCTGACGTTCCGCCAGGGCCACTGGTGGTTGCGCAACACCGGGCTTCAGCTCATGCGGCTGCCGCGCGGCCGGATGATGCACAGCGCCACCGAGCCCCTGCCCCTGACCAGCGGATACACCCCCCTGTTCGTCAAGGGCTCCGGCTACCGCGAGCATCTCGTCGAGCTGTACGTCGCCGACCACGACGACCAGGGCCCCGTCTCCCGCCGCCGGGCCGACACCCTGCGGCCGCAGACCTGGGCCCTCGACGACGACGAACGGCTGCTCCTGGTCGTGCTCGGCCAGCGATACCTCCTCTACGAGGAGGATCCGCGTCCCCTGACGTACTCCATGGCCGCCCGGCAGCTCGCCCATCTACGCCCGGACGGCAACTGGAACGAGCGCAGGATCGAGTACCGGATCGAGGCGGTACGCCGTCGGCTGCACGGCACCGGTTTCCGGTACGCGCTGATGCACGACAGGTCCGAGGAGCGGCCCTCCGACAACAGCCTGCTGCACAACCTGCTCAAGGGCCTGGTCGAGTCGACGACCCTCGTCCCGCCGGACCTGAACCTGGTGGACGACGCCCCTGGCGGCCCGGACGGCACACCCGGGGGACGGCCGTAG